The following are from one region of the Gossypium hirsutum isolate 1008001.06 chromosome D03, Gossypium_hirsutum_v2.1, whole genome shotgun sequence genome:
- the LOC121215416 gene encoding uncharacterized protein: protein MGVVKVDNSPSTENLLPNHNENRVNMIGGNMGRKIKEDIAEVKIPLRWIWKKMVERGLLVLDSERSFEEVENYREFNHYEGHDIQECTEFEALVQGLMDNKEMEFYEEANEEGSICISESTKVPRVTQPVVIISRPKNDEVRAPVMPRIIIKKLAIFSYQDSRKVPWNYECNTTVPGTETTKDQDVSVDPEHVKGRAIIVEQDRKIAKLVLSINELVKEEEVVEFFKFLKHSEYNVVKQLHKQPARISVLTLLLNSDVHRSTLMRMLNETYVANDISVGKLDRLVNNISADNFIFFNDDEIPPGGVGFTKALHITARCKGNILPGVLIDNGSALNVLPLFTLNRLPIDSSHIKTCQNMVRAFDGTERKVMGRIEIPLLIDPTVYEVDFIVIDIKPSYNCLLGRPWIHSAGAVPLSLHQKLKLVSEGRLVTINAEEDIIAAVSNEIPYVETNDESVECSFQYLEFVNATFVPEGSKILVPKLSKTTEMCLKLFLGK from the coding sequence ATGGGTGTCGTTAAAGTGGATAATTCACCTAGTACAGAGAATCTGTTACCTAATCACAATGAAAATAGAGTGAACATGATAGGAGGTAACATGGGAAGGAAAATCAAAGAAGATATTGCAGAAGTGAAGATCCCTTTGAGATGGATCTGGAAGAAGATGGTAGAAAGAGGGTTGCTTGTATTGGATTCAGAAAGAAGCTTTGAAGAGGTGGAAAACTACCGTGAGTTCAATCATTATGAGGGACATGATATTCAAGAATGCACAGAATTCGAAGCCTTGGTTCAAGgcctgatggataacaaggaaatggagttTTATGAAGAAGCTAATGAGGAGGGGAGTATTTGCATATCCGAATCCACAAAGGTTCCAAGAGTAACTCAGCCTGTGGTCATCATCTCGCGACCAAAGAATGATGAAGTGAGAGCTCCAGTAATGCCAAGAATCATAATAAAGAAACTTGCAATCTTTTCTTACCAAGATAGTAGGAAGGTTCCGTGGAACTATGAGTGCAATACAACTGTCCCTGGAACGGAGACTACAAAGGATCAGGATGTGAGTGTCGATCCAGAACATGTGAAAGGAAGGGCCATAATAGTGGAACAAGATAGGAAAATAGCTAAGCTTGTGTTGTCTATCAACGAGCTAGTGAAGGAGGAAGAAGTCGTGGAATTCTTTAAATTCTTGAAGCACAGCGAGTATAATGTTGTCAaacagttgcataaacaaccggCTCGCATATCCGTACTAACTTTGCTCTTGAATTCAGATGTACACCGAAGTACGTTGATGAGGATGCTAAATGAAACCTATGTGGCCAATGATATTTCTGTAGGCAAGTTAGATCGGTTGGTCAATAATatcagtgctgataatttcatattcttcaatgatgatgaaatacctcctGGGGGCGTGGGATTTACTAAGGCTTTGCATATCACTGCACGATGCAAGGGGAATATTTTGCCAGGAGTgttgattgacaatggatcagctttgaaCGTGTTGCCATTATTCACACTCAACAGGCTTCCCATAGACAGTTCACACataaaaacatgccaaaatatggtGAGGGCGTTTGACGGTACAGAAagaaaggtcatgggaagaattgagatacCCCTACTGATTGACCCAACAGTTTATGAGGTAGATTTTATTGTGATTGATATCAAACcttcctacaattgtttattaggaagaccatggatacattcAGCGGGGGCAGTACCGTTATCATTACATCAGAAGCTGAAGTTAGTGTCAGAAGGTCGGCTAGTGACAATAAATGCCGAAGAGGATATAATAGCAGCTGTATCCAATGAGATACCGTACGTGGAGACTAATGATGAGTCAGTAGAATGCTCATTTCAATATTTGGAGTTTGTAAACGCGACATTTGTTCCTGAAGGAAGCAAaattttggtacctaaattatCCAAAACTACAGAGATGTGTTTGAAGTTGTTCTTAGGAAAATGA